One stretch of Cottoperca gobio chromosome 18, fCotGob3.1, whole genome shotgun sequence DNA includes these proteins:
- the pop7 gene encoding ribonuclease P protein subunit p20 — protein sequence MTDPRNPGMSSIPQTAPVHTDSTSPAVEMDPVEYTLRKRLPRKLPKRRNDVYVNMKTDFRAQLARCQKLLEGGGHREICVHGLGLAINRAINIALQLQAGSQGVLQLAANTSTVELVDDLEPEDPDEAGEPMTRTRNNSAIHIKVFYPDPQ from the coding sequence ATGACTGATCCACGCAACCCAGGAATGTCCTCTATCCCTCAGACAGCCCCAGTGCACACTGACTCCACATCTCCGGCAGTAGAGATGGACCCAGTGGAGTACACCCTTAGGAAGCGCCTCCCCCGGAAACTCCCAAAGAGACGGAACGATGTTTACGTCAACATGAAGACTGACTTCCGGGCTCAGCTGGCACGCTGTCAGAAGCTGTTGGAAGGTGGGGGTCACAGGGAGATCTGTGTCCACGGCCTCGGCCTGGCCATCAACAGGGCTATCAACATCGCCCTTCAGCTGCAGGCCGGCAGCCAGGGGGTGCTGCAGCTGGCAGCCAACACCTCCACAGTGGAGCTTGTGGACGACCTGGAGCCTGAAGATCCTGATGAGGCCGGGGAGCCCATGACGCGTACACGCAACAACTCAGCCATTCATATTAAGGTTTTCTACCCTGACCCCCAGTGA
- the epoa gene encoding erythropoietin isoform X1 gives MRSTKELRFQLVGNRRTYGPNREDPVRGYADTTMEFPRLLTLLLMVMELSRPGLSSPLRPICDLRVLNHFIKEAQDAEVAMKSCREGCSLSEAVTVPQTRVDFDVWEKKNGLEQAQEVQSGLWLLQQALGLLRTSVTNTALHSHIDNSVRNLLSINAVLRSLNIQEYTPPASAAGLEGTWRVSSATDLLQVHVNFLRGKVRLLLLDAQACHQDVS, from the exons ATGAGATCCACAAAAGAGCTTCGTTTCCAATTAGTGGGCAATAGACGGACTTATGGGCCAAACCGCGAAGACCCTGTGAGGGGCTATGCGGATACCACTATGGAGTTTCCCA GACTGCTTACCTTGCTGTTGATGGTGATGGAGTTGAGCCGGCCAGGCCTTTCGTCCCCACTGAGGCCAATCTGTGACCTGAGGGTCCTGAACCATTTCATTAAGGAAGCACAAGATGCAGAAGTCGCTATG AAGTCATGTAGAGAAGGCTGTAGCCTGTCAGAGGCCGTCACTGTTCCACAAACCAGAGTCGACTTTGATGTCTGGGAGAAGAAAAAT GGATTAGAGCAAGCCCAGGAGGTGCAGTCTGGCTTGTGGCTCTTACAACAGGCCCTCGGCTTGCTACGGACCTCAGTCACCAACACAGCTCTGCACAGTCACATAGATAACTCCGTCAGAAACCTGCTCAGCATCAATGCTGTGCTGCGTAGCCTCAACATCCAG GAATATACCCCGCCAGCAAGTGCAGCGGGGCTTGAAGGAACATGGAGGGTGTCCTCTGCAACAGATTTGCTTCAAGTCCACGTCAACTTCCTGCGAGGCAAAGTGCGTCTCCTTCTTTTGGATGCACAGGCTTGCCACCAAGATGTCAGCTGA
- the epoa gene encoding erythropoietin isoform X2, producing MLQKTGRGLLTLLLMVMELSRPGLSSPLRPICDLRVLNHFIKEAQDAEVAMKSCREGCSLSEAVTVPQTRVDFDVWEKKNGLEQAQEVQSGLWLLQQALGLLRTSVTNTALHSHIDNSVRNLLSINAVLRSLNIQEYTPPASAAGLEGTWRVSSATDLLQVHVNFLRGKVRLLLLDAQACHQDVS from the exons ATGTTGCAGAAAACGGGTAGAG GACTGCTTACCTTGCTGTTGATGGTGATGGAGTTGAGCCGGCCAGGCCTTTCGTCCCCACTGAGGCCAATCTGTGACCTGAGGGTCCTGAACCATTTCATTAAGGAAGCACAAGATGCAGAAGTCGCTATG AAGTCATGTAGAGAAGGCTGTAGCCTGTCAGAGGCCGTCACTGTTCCACAAACCAGAGTCGACTTTGATGTCTGGGAGAAGAAAAAT GGATTAGAGCAAGCCCAGGAGGTGCAGTCTGGCTTGTGGCTCTTACAACAGGCCCTCGGCTTGCTACGGACCTCAGTCACCAACACAGCTCTGCACAGTCACATAGATAACTCCGTCAGAAACCTGCTCAGCATCAATGCTGTGCTGCGTAGCCTCAACATCCAG GAATATACCCCGCCAGCAAGTGCAGCGGGGCTTGAAGGAACATGGAGGGTGTCCTCTGCAACAGATTTGCTTCAAGTCCACGTCAACTTCCTGCGAGGCAAAGTGCGTCTCCTTCTTTTGGATGCACAGGCTTGCCACCAAGATGTCAGCTGA